One stretch of Pieris brassicae chromosome 8, ilPieBrab1.1, whole genome shotgun sequence DNA includes these proteins:
- the LOC123712980 gene encoding serine/threonine-protein kinase PRP4 homolog — protein sequence MADHHRKYSKHRTDSKRDKSAKRSKDTKHHLNEPRTPPYSSKSNSIDELIKQRETLKEELKKFSKHSKSSSKSKHDDHGKKRSSSDNLHKYKNSKRSKSEKNSSSTVYVESSPVHNVDYTQVDSEDEESIIEQRRQQRKRLLEQLTHSKDIAEQENKSNQEKCITKKDLQEITNSNENKTQIKSETTDMFAEEDFIAKQITDKVTQDNSKNSVQLTDNWDDEEGYYNIKIGDIINNNRYTIKSLLGQGVFANVIRAQDTKTNIEVAIKIMRNNDLMYKTGLKEIATLKEMNAADPTNKYHCVRLDCHFMHKKHLCLVLESLHMDLRVVLKKYGRHGLNIKALNSYSVQLLLALRLLKKVGYIHADIKPDNILVNDRKNVLKLCDFGSAFKVEENEPTPYLVSRFYRAPEIILGITYNHGVDIWSTACTMYEMATGKILFTGNSNNKMLKCFMDLKGRIPTRLLKKGKFKDQHFNYNNNFLYHRKDEFSGREKCEEVSNITIGRDLLKEIKKARKEMSPGEEKKIGQLKDLLDKMLMLDPAQRISVNECLKHPFIREELHY from the coding sequence atggCAGATCATCACAGAAAATACTCAAAACATAGGACAGATTCAAAGAGAGATAAAAGTGCAAAAAGGAGTAAAGATACTAAACACCATCTAAATGAGCCTAGAACACCACCATATTCATCTAAAAGTAATTCAATTGACGAACTGATAAAACAGAGAGAGACCTTAAAAGAAGAACTTAAAAAATTCTCAAAACATTCTAAATCAAGTTCTAAAAGCAAGCATGATGATCATGGCAAAAAGCGGTCTAGTTCTGACAatcttcataaatataaaaatagtaaaagatctaaaagtgaaaaaaattCTTCTTCCACTGTATATGTAGAATCTTCACCGGTCCATAATGTTGATTATACGCAGGTAGACTCTGAAGATGAAGAATCTATTATTGAGCAAAGAAGACAACAAAGAAAGAGGCTATTGGAACAACTTACGCATAGTAAAGATATTGCTGAAcaagaaaacaaaagtaatCAAGAAAagtgtataacaaaaaaagattTGCAAGAAATAACAAActcaaatgaaaataaaacccAAATCAAAAGTGAGACAACTGATATGTTTGCAGAGGAAGACTTCATTGCTAAACAAATAACTGATAAAGTAACTCAAGACAACAGCAAAAACAGTGTTCAACTAACAGACAATTGGGATGATGAAGAGggttattataacattaaaataggAGATATTATTAACAACAATAGATACACCATCAAATCTTTACTGGGACAAGGTGTGTTTGCGAATGTCATTAGGGCTCAAGATACCAAAACTAACATTGAAgttgcaattaaaattatgaggAACAATGATTTAATGTACAAGACGGGCCTAAAAGAAATAGCAACATTAAAAGAAATGAATGCTGCAGACccaacaaataaatatcattgtGTTAGGTTAGATTGCCACTTTATGCACAAAAAACACCTTTGTTTGGTCTTAGAATCTCTTCATATGGACTTAAGAGTGGTTCTAAAGAAATACGGCAGACATGGGCTGAACATAAAAGCCCTTAACAGTTATTCTGTGCAATTATTACTAGCCTTGAGACTTCTTAAGAAAGTTGGATATATTCATGCAGATATTAAGccagataatattttagtaaatgatagaaaaaatgttttgaagtTATGTGACTTTGGTTCAGCATTTAAAGTGGAAGAGAATGAGCCAACACCATACTTAGTCTCGAGATTTTACAGAGCCCCAGAAATTATTTTAGGCATAACTTATAATCATGGTGTGGATATATGGTCGACCGCTTGCACTATGTACGAAATGGCAACaggaaaaatattgtttacagGCAATTCtaacaataaaatgttgaAATGTTTCATGGACCTTAAAGGAAGAATTCCCACAAGACTTCTTAAAAAGGGTAAATTTAAAGACCAACACTTCAATTATAACAACAACTTCTTATATCACAGAAAAGATGAATTTTCCGGAAGAGAAAAATGTGAGGAAGTATCTAACATTACAATTGGAAGAGACCTTCtgaaagaaataaagaaaGCTAGAAAAGAAATGTCACCCGGCGAAGAAAAAAAGATTGGACAACTTAAAGATCTTTTGGACAAAATGTTAATGTTGGATCCTGCTCAGCGGATATCTGTCAATGAGTGTTTAAAACATCCATTCATTCGAGAAGAATTGCATTACTAA